From a region of the Paenibacillus sp. FSL R10-2734 genome:
- a CDS encoding fumarylacetoacetate hydrolase family protein yields MCAAVNNLYCVGRNYRLHAEELGNKVPVEPLIFLKPSHAAVSLDKAVIQLPKDSGQVHYEGELVLRIARDYVPGMSVEDLVDVMALGLDFTLRDVHNDLQKKGLPWTPAKGFKNAAPLTPYIAFPDKEELEGTDFTVLKNGIEVQRGNVKNMIFSLQKIVDFIAARYGLGKDDVIFTGTPAGVGPTVSGDSFELYWGDKLMGTCLIG; encoded by the coding sequence GTGTGCGCTGCTGTTAATAATTTATATTGTGTTGGAAGGAACTACAGGCTACATGCGGAGGAATTGGGAAATAAAGTCCCCGTGGAGCCACTCATTTTTTTGAAGCCTTCACATGCGGCGGTTTCTCTCGATAAAGCAGTCATTCAGCTTCCAAAGGATTCAGGTCAGGTTCATTATGAAGGGGAGCTTGTGCTACGTATTGCGCGTGATTATGTACCGGGTATGAGCGTGGAGGATCTGGTGGATGTTATGGCCCTGGGACTGGATTTCACACTGCGTGATGTGCATAATGATCTGCAGAAGAAAGGCCTGCCTTGGACACCAGCTAAAGGCTTTAAGAACGCTGCGCCACTCACACCTTACATTGCGTTTCCAGACAAGGAAGAGCTGGAGGGAACAGATTTCACGGTTTTGAAAAATGGTATTGAAGTTCAGCGTGGTAATGTAAAAAATATGATTTTTTCGCTCCAAAAAATTGTCGATTTTATCGCTGCGCGTTACGGGCTGGGTAAAGATGATGTTATATTCACTGGAACACCAGCAGGCGTAGGTCCTACCGTATCAGGAGATTCGTTTGAATTGTATTGGGGTGACAAGCTGATGGGGACTTGCCTGATCGGCTAA
- a CDS encoding M42 family metallopeptidase — translation MTIQPNEDYILSILKKLLDTPSPSGFTAQVMNLVAEEAAALNVPLSWNEKGGVILTVPGLDPSRTIGISAHVDTLGGMVRSIKSNGTLRLTSVGGFAMHSIENEYCVIHTRSGKTYTGTILTSHPSVHVYPDARDFKRSEENMEVRIDELVSTKEDVLKLGISVGDFISFDARAVITPSGYIKSRHLDDKASVATLLGLLESMKREGWKPLHNLSFLISNYEEVGHGTAWIPGEINEMIAVDMGAMGDDLSCKETDVSICAKDSSGPYDYVMTGRLIELAEALAIPYAVDIYPMYGSDASAALRGGNNIRAALIGPGVHASHSMERTHKQAVVNTAKLLAAYVGTN, via the coding sequence ATTACCATTCAACCAAACGAAGATTACATACTTTCGATCCTTAAAAAATTGCTGGATACACCGAGCCCAAGCGGCTTCACAGCACAAGTGATGAACCTTGTAGCCGAGGAAGCGGCAGCATTGAATGTACCGCTAAGCTGGAATGAAAAAGGCGGCGTAATTCTTACCGTCCCAGGCCTAGATCCTTCCCGTACGATCGGCATCAGTGCTCATGTGGATACACTTGGAGGCATGGTTCGCTCTATTAAATCCAATGGTACGCTGCGACTGACCTCTGTTGGAGGTTTCGCTATGCACAGCATCGAGAATGAATACTGCGTGATCCATACCCGCAGTGGTAAAACCTATACTGGAACCATCTTAACCAGCCATCCATCCGTTCACGTATATCCAGATGCTCGTGATTTCAAACGTTCAGAGGAAAACATGGAGGTACGTATTGATGAGCTAGTATCTACCAAAGAAGATGTACTCAAGCTTGGCATCTCCGTTGGTGATTTCATTTCCTTCGATGCCCGTGCCGTGATTACACCTAGCGGATATATTAAATCCCGTCATCTGGACGACAAGGCTAGCGTCGCTACCCTTCTTGGACTGCTGGAAAGCATGAAGCGTGAAGGCTGGAAGCCACTCCACAACCTTTCCTTCCTCATCTCCAATTACGAAGAAGTGGGACACGGCACAGCTTGGATTCCTGGTGAGATCAATGAAATGATTGCCGTCGATATGGGCGCCATGGGTGATGACCTCAGCTGTAAAGAAACCGACGTATCCATCTGTGCAAAAGACTCTTCTGGCCCTTACGATTATGTTATGACAGGCCGTTTGATTGAACTGGCAGAGGCACTGGCGATTCCTTACGCCGTTGATATTTATCCTATGTACGGCTCCGATGCCTCCGCAGCGCTCAGAGGCGGAAACAATATTCGCGCAGCATTGATTGGCCCAGGTGTACATGCCTCCCACTCCATGGAACGTACACATAAGCAAGCTGTAGTTAACACTGCTAAGCTTCTCGCTGCTTATGTGGGTACTAACTGA
- a CDS encoding lipopolysaccharide assembly protein LapA domain-containing protein, which translates to MRIQWSLIAGLIFALLTAIFAVINVDPVQVNFGFDVVNIPLILVILGCALIGGVIVGSYGIFRQYKLQKQIKSLTAELTKLRDANSSTDSLNLDNDSLSGGLQP; encoded by the coding sequence ATGAGAATTCAATGGTCTTTAATTGCAGGTCTAATCTTCGCGCTGCTAACAGCCATATTTGCTGTCATCAACGTAGATCCCGTTCAAGTCAACTTCGGTTTTGATGTAGTTAATATACCGCTCATTCTCGTTATCCTTGGCTGCGCGTTAATTGGCGGTGTCATCGTTGGCTCTTACGGCATTTTCCGTCAATACAAGCTCCAAAAGCAAATCAAAAGCCTAACAGCGGAGCTTACTAAGCTTCGTGATGCCAACTCTTCAACGGATTCTTTGAATCTAGACAATGATAGTTTATCAGGAGGACTTCAACCATGA
- a CDS encoding DUF92 domain-containing protein, whose protein sequence is MLWIIGALGALLVAGAAYRKQSLSLSGMLAAVAMGTIYFGAGNAFWFGILLIFFISSSFLSKLHHDNKAELELTYAKTGRRDAGQVFANGGFGMVFVLLNAIVPMELWEFLFIGVMATVTSDTWATEIGTLSKKPPRSVLTGKILPAGASGGVSSLGTLAAAAGGALIGASSWLLRMISGMPDQSFVLLTLAGLAGGLAGAFTDSILGATVQQMNRCTVCGREVEGTHHCGNKVVYARGWKWMSNDAVNAISSIVGGAVALLLGMMI, encoded by the coding sequence ATGCTATGGATTATTGGCGCCCTTGGCGCTTTGCTTGTTGCGGGAGCGGCTTATAGGAAGCAATCCTTAAGCCTCTCCGGCATGCTTGCCGCGGTAGCGATGGGGACCATTTATTTTGGTGCTGGAAATGCCTTTTGGTTTGGAATATTGTTGATTTTTTTCATCTCTTCAAGCTTTCTGTCAAAGCTTCATCATGATAATAAGGCGGAGCTTGAGCTTACCTATGCCAAGACAGGTCGCCGAGATGCTGGGCAGGTCTTTGCTAATGGTGGGTTCGGTATGGTTTTCGTTCTATTGAACGCGATTGTTCCGATGGAGCTTTGGGAATTTTTATTTATCGGCGTTATGGCAACGGTAACCTCTGATACATGGGCTACGGAGATTGGTACACTCAGCAAGAAGCCACCTCGGTCTGTCCTGACAGGTAAAATACTTCCAGCAGGTGCCTCGGGTGGCGTGTCCAGCCTTGGTACGCTGGCCGCTGCCGCAGGAGGCGCACTTATTGGTGCATCTTCATGGCTGCTGCGAATGATATCCGGCATGCCGGATCAATCCTTCGTGCTGCTTACATTGGCTGGACTCGCTGGAGGACTTGCGGGTGCGTTCACGGATTCTATTCTAGGGGCAACGGTGCAGCAGATGAACCGCTGCACCGTATGCGGCCGTGAAGTGGAAGGTACACACCACTGCGGGAATAAGGTTGTATACGCGCGTGGCTGGAAGTGGATGAGCAATGATGCAGTCAATGCTATCAGCTCTATCGTCGGAGGGGCTGTTGCCTTACTGCTTGGCATGATGATTTAA
- the hemG gene encoding protoporphyrinogen oxidase, with protein MTGPSRRIVIIGGGLSGLSAAFYIRKYYKEAGIKPDIVLLEKDKTLGGKIETLHRDGFVIDKGPDSFLASKTEMVDLAKELELDHELVTTNPKAMKTYVLQRDKLHPMPSGLVLGIPTELKPFLSSGLISFGGKARALMDFILPRQRSDGDESLGQLIERRLGTEVMENLTEPLLAGMYAGNIHNISLQATFPQFREVERKYGSLIRGITAEQKSNKTDSSTKSSTLLTFQKGLQSLVHGLIHELHDVEQRTEAAVVSIHATVNTSARYELELENGERLLADEIYITTPNSFAAELLRPYVDVSALDAVNYVSVANLVMAFNKKDIEMDDDGSGFLVPRKEGRNITACTWTSTKWPHTSPDDKVLMRCHVGRSGDEQNVQLPDEALTELVDKDLREIMGITAKPIFTEITRSEHSVPQYPVGHLSNLSKFHRELETTLPGVYVFGAGYDGVAMPDCVKQAKHTAQSAAKRLTN; from the coding sequence ATGACTGGTCCCTCTAGGCGAATTGTAATCATAGGCGGTGGGCTGAGTGGACTCAGCGCCGCCTTTTACATTCGTAAATACTATAAAGAAGCTGGCATAAAACCTGATATTGTACTGCTGGAGAAAGACAAGACACTCGGCGGGAAAATCGAAACATTGCACCGGGATGGATTTGTGATTGATAAAGGTCCGGATTCATTTTTAGCTAGTAAAACAGAGATGGTCGATCTGGCTAAGGAATTGGAGCTGGATCACGAACTGGTGACCACAAATCCAAAGGCGATGAAGACCTATGTATTGCAGCGTGATAAGCTACATCCTATGCCTTCTGGTCTTGTGCTTGGAATCCCTACTGAACTCAAGCCATTTTTATCAAGTGGACTGATTTCATTTGGTGGCAAAGCACGCGCGCTGATGGATTTTATTCTTCCTCGCCAGCGTAGTGATGGAGATGAATCCCTTGGCCAGCTGATTGAGCGTCGATTAGGTACTGAAGTGATGGAGAATTTGACCGAACCGCTATTAGCCGGTATGTATGCGGGAAATATTCACAACATCAGCCTACAGGCTACCTTTCCGCAATTTAGAGAAGTAGAACGGAAGTATGGTAGTCTTATTCGTGGTATCACTGCAGAGCAGAAGTCAAATAAGACAGATTCAAGCACAAAGAGCAGCACTTTACTGACATTTCAAAAAGGGCTACAAAGTCTGGTACATGGCTTGATTCATGAGCTACATGATGTAGAACAGCGAACTGAAGCAGCCGTAGTCTCTATACATGCTACAGTAAATACATCTGCTCGTTATGAACTAGAGCTGGAAAACGGTGAACGACTGCTTGCAGATGAAATATACATCACTACACCAAATTCTTTTGCCGCCGAACTTCTGCGTCCGTATGTGGATGTTTCAGCGCTTGATGCAGTAAATTATGTTTCGGTTGCGAACCTAGTCATGGCCTTCAACAAGAAGGATATCGAAATGGATGATGATGGATCAGGTTTTCTTGTGCCACGTAAGGAAGGACGCAATATTACCGCTTGCACGTGGACGTCCACGAAGTGGCCGCATACGAGTCCAGATGATAAAGTGCTTATGCGCTGTCATGTTGGCCGTTCAGGAGATGAGCAGAATGTTCAGCTTCCGGATGAGGCACTTACGGAGCTAGTAGATAAGGATTTGCGAGAGATCATGGGCATTACAGCGAAACCTATATTCACGGAAATTACTCGTTCGGAACATTCGGTGCCACAGTATCCTGTGGGACATCTCAGTAATCTTTCTAAATTCCATAGGGAACTTGAGACAACACTTCCTGGGGTATATGTCTTTGGAGCTGGATATGATGGGGTGGCAATGCCCGATTGTGTTAAGCAGGCTAAACATACAGCACAAAGCGCTGCTAAGCGTTTAACGAATTGA
- a CDS encoding helix-turn-helix domain-containing protein gives MSSTSNHKHTAILDAAYELFGSGGFYETKMSEIAEQAGIAKGTVYLYFKSKEELFMAVTRRDCEGFLQQLQERLKASDTLAGKLSIIAKHHLNYYYERKQHTKLFFRAPNNNPELVAYMTLFMEEYMQAVVKVLLEGGASEPELMAQSYIGMLDRLKMDILFDPSFKEVDAYKRADFAAGLFIKGAMDYLNLGQDDRPVE, from the coding sequence ATGAGCAGCACGTCCAATCACAAACATACTGCCATCCTGGATGCCGCATATGAGCTCTTCGGTTCAGGCGGATTTTATGAAACGAAGATGTCGGAAATTGCGGAACAGGCTGGGATTGCTAAGGGTACCGTTTATTTATACTTCAAGAGTAAGGAAGAATTGTTCATGGCGGTAACACGCCGAGATTGTGAAGGATTCCTCCAGCAATTGCAGGAAAGACTGAAAGCAAGTGATACCTTGGCGGGTAAACTGTCGATCATCGCGAAGCATCATCTCAACTATTACTATGAGCGAAAGCAGCACACGAAGCTCTTTTTTCGCGCACCTAATAATAACCCAGAGCTAGTGGCGTATATGACGCTTTTTATGGAAGAATATATGCAGGCAGTGGTGAAGGTATTGCTGGAGGGCGGAGCATCCGAGCCTGAACTTATGGCGCAGTCCTACATAGGAATGTTGGATCGACTCAAGATGGATATTTTGTTCGATCCGTCTTTTAAGGAAGTGGATGCGTATAAACGCGCTGATTTCGCTGCGGGTCTTTTTATTAAAGGGGCCATGGATTACTTGAATTTAGGTCAGGATGATAGACCGGTGGAATAG
- the hemH gene encoding ferrochelatase, protein MTAKIGVLVMSYGTPKSLEDVEAYYTHIRRGNPPTAEQLKELTDRYEAIVGGVFPLRENTDRQVEALQAALNADKAGADVEFVCYQGLKHAYPFIEDGVEAMAKDGITQAIGVVLAPHYSSMSVGGYIKRAQEKADACNIDMGFVESYHMHPVLIDVLSRRVTAKLDQYIEAGATRDEIRVLFSAHSLPERILSMGDPYKDQLLETSKAIADQVGIANWQFTWQSAGRTAEPWLGPDILDTLQQLSKEQVEYVLVAPIGFVSDHLEVLYDLDIEATAVASELDMRLMRIESLNSDPAYMSVLSDVVRTRLNQMAAGQS, encoded by the coding sequence GTGACAGCAAAAATAGGTGTTCTCGTCATGTCGTATGGCACTCCTAAAAGCTTAGAAGACGTTGAAGCATATTACACACATATTCGGCGTGGCAATCCGCCTACAGCGGAGCAACTTAAAGAACTAACAGATCGCTACGAGGCGATAGTCGGAGGTGTATTCCCGCTACGGGAGAACACAGACCGTCAAGTAGAAGCATTACAGGCTGCTCTAAACGCAGATAAAGCTGGGGCGGATGTTGAATTTGTCTGCTATCAAGGATTGAAGCATGCCTACCCATTTATTGAGGACGGCGTGGAGGCGATGGCGAAGGATGGCATTACCCAAGCGATTGGTGTTGTACTTGCCCCTCACTATTCAAGCATGAGCGTGGGAGGCTACATCAAACGTGCTCAGGAAAAGGCTGATGCATGTAACATTGACATGGGTTTTGTAGAGAGCTACCATATGCATCCAGTATTGATCGATGTTCTAAGCCGAAGAGTAACAGCGAAACTGGATCAATATATCGAAGCAGGCGCTACTCGCGATGAGATACGGGTATTATTTAGCGCTCATAGTCTTCCGGAGCGTATTCTGTCTATGGGTGATCCATATAAAGATCAGCTACTGGAGACCTCAAAGGCTATTGCGGATCAAGTGGGGATAGCTAACTGGCAGTTTACATGGCAAAGCGCAGGACGTACGGCCGAACCATGGCTTGGACCGGATATCTTGGATACACTTCAGCAGCTTAGCAAGGAACAGGTTGAATATGTTCTAGTAGCGCCAATCGGGTTCGTATCCGATCATTTGGAAGTGCTGTACGACCTCGATATCGAGGCAACAGCCGTAGCTTCAGAGCTTGATATGCGTCTAATGCGGATTGAATCCTTGAACAGCGATCCTGCGTACATGTCTGTATTGAGCGATGTCGTTCGTACAAGACTGAATCAAATGGCGGCCGGTCAGTCATGA
- a CDS encoding CapA family protein — MYPPRSRSRQKNKHKSKRKRRTAWIWINAGLLLMITVALSYSFMYDKFKGSSEPPPVAQVTASPTPTPDITSQETAPIVTETPEATESPVPSPTVAPEATPTPEPESEETIETKAPEATATPSTNEGSSQVADGGSVSGLPSDDQATGNTVTLNFGGDVIFSGKAGELLEKKGYDYSYAALNGMFKKDDLTVVNLETPVTTGGVGAANKQYVFKGSPKALDALKAAGVDAVNMANNHTLDQGEEGLRDTLSHLSERGIPYVGAGLNSKEAFSAQYFERKGIKIALLGFTRVIPATDWMALKNKPGLASVYDSREGLKAIAAAKQKADLVVVVVHWGKERVEQFDNIQQSLGRSFVDAGADLVIGGHPHVLQGVEPYKGKWIAYSTGNFIFTRSTVPATWETAVFQAECSKKGQCSLQLKPMTAELAQPVPMNEVNGQLLLKKVEGLSAGRVKIDSDGKVTQVTK; from the coding sequence ATGTATCCGCCGCGATCACGTTCTAGACAGAAGAACAAGCATAAGAGCAAACGTAAGCGCAGAACGGCCTGGATTTGGATCAATGCAGGTCTTCTTCTGATGATTACTGTGGCGCTCAGCTATAGCTTTATGTATGACAAATTCAAGGGAAGTTCTGAGCCGCCTCCGGTGGCGCAGGTCACAGCTTCACCTACACCTACACCGGATATTACTTCTCAGGAGACAGCACCTATAGTAACTGAAACGCCTGAAGCCACGGAGTCTCCAGTCCCTTCTCCTACGGTAGCCCCAGAGGCCACACCTACACCGGAGCCAGAGAGTGAAGAAACGATTGAAACAAAGGCACCTGAAGCAACTGCAACGCCTTCGACGAATGAAGGTAGCTCCCAAGTCGCAGACGGTGGTTCAGTGTCTGGACTTCCATCAGATGATCAGGCTACTGGCAATACAGTGACTTTGAATTTTGGTGGAGATGTTATTTTTTCTGGTAAAGCCGGGGAACTTCTTGAGAAGAAGGGCTACGATTATTCGTATGCCGCACTGAATGGAATGTTCAAGAAGGATGACCTTACGGTCGTGAATCTGGAGACCCCTGTGACAACAGGTGGGGTAGGCGCGGCCAACAAGCAATATGTATTCAAAGGCTCGCCGAAGGCGTTAGATGCTCTTAAGGCAGCCGGAGTGGATGCTGTAAATATGGCAAACAATCATACGCTGGATCAAGGGGAGGAAGGTCTGCGAGACACTCTTAGCCATCTCTCGGAAAGAGGCATTCCTTATGTTGGTGCTGGACTCAACAGTAAAGAAGCATTCTCGGCGCAATATTTTGAGCGTAAAGGGATTAAGATCGCCTTGCTAGGGTTCACACGTGTAATCCCTGCCACTGATTGGATGGCCTTAAAGAATAAACCGGGACTTGCTTCCGTATACGATAGTAGAGAAGGACTTAAAGCGATAGCTGCAGCCAAACAAAAAGCCGATTTAGTTGTCGTAGTTGTCCATTGGGGCAAGGAACGGGTAGAACAATTTGATAATATCCAGCAGTCACTTGGACGTAGCTTTGTCGATGCGGGAGCTGATCTTGTCATTGGCGGTCACCCACATGTGTTGCAAGGTGTGGAGCCATACAAAGGGAAGTGGATCGCATACAGCACTGGTAATTTTATTTTTACGAGATCCACGGTACCAGCCACTTGGGAAACTGCTGTTTTTCAGGCGGAATGTAGTAAAAAAGGTCAATGTTCATTACAGCTGAAGCCTATGACTGCTGAGTTAGCTCAGCCCGTGCCGATGAACGAGGTGAATGGACAGCTTTTGCTGAAAAAAGTTGAAGGCTTATCTGCTGGTCGAGTAAAGATTGACAGTGACGGTAAAGTCACTCAAGTTACGAAATAG
- a CDS encoding ABC-F family ATP-binding cassette domain-containing protein: MNIMTVEHLSKSYGEKVLFSDASFGMDDRDKIGLIGVNGTGKSTFLRIIAGLDTPDGGQIAIGNNVRVQYLAQNPPYEPTNTVLQQVFAGDDPDLATMREYIDTMSLLEKAPGNAELEGKLVRIGQAIDAAGTWHLESEAKSVLTKLGIVKFDALMDTLSGGQRKRVALAAALITPSELLILDEPTNHIDTDSVAWLEQYLQKRRGALLMVTHDRYFLERVASVMLELDGGQLYRYEANYSRFLELKADREEREASAEQKRKNLLRTELAWIRRGAKARSTKQKARIDRFEKLKESTGSSSNGSLDISVASTRLGRKIIEINELSKSLDGRQLIKDLTYIAVPQDRVGIVGPNGSGKSTLLNLIAGKLQPDEGEVQLGATVKLGYFTQEHQDMDDSMRAIEYVKEEAEVIRTADGSVITAGQMLERFLFPPAMQWTPISKLSGGEKRRLYLLRVLMGAPNVLLLDEPTNDLDIGTLAVLEDYLDEFPGVVFTVSHDRYFLDRTIDKLIAFENGDIRIHVGDYTEYEEWLAKNVSSRNAESSKEDGNAKRKESAETGSNTATSSAPKTKLKFSFKEQREYEGIDEQIELAEQRLTDISAEMEAAFADSGRLQELMEDQRLAEAELERLMDRWTYLNELAEKIAGKA, encoded by the coding sequence ATGAATATTATGACCGTGGAACATCTTTCCAAGAGTTATGGAGAGAAAGTACTCTTTAGTGATGCTTCATTTGGTATGGACGATCGGGATAAAATTGGCTTGATCGGTGTGAATGGAACGGGTAAATCAACATTTTTACGTATTATTGCCGGTCTGGATACTCCGGATGGTGGGCAAATTGCGATCGGAAATAATGTTCGAGTGCAATACTTGGCACAGAACCCACCTTATGAGCCGACAAATACGGTATTACAACAAGTATTCGCCGGTGATGATCCAGATCTTGCTACCATGCGCGAGTATATCGATACGATGTCCCTGCTTGAGAAAGCGCCAGGCAATGCAGAACTGGAAGGCAAACTGGTACGAATTGGACAGGCTATCGATGCTGCGGGTACTTGGCATTTGGAGAGTGAAGCTAAGAGCGTACTTACTAAGCTAGGTATAGTGAAGTTCGACGCGCTGATGGATACGCTGTCTGGTGGTCAACGGAAACGTGTAGCATTAGCAGCTGCCTTGATTACGCCATCTGAGCTTCTTATTCTGGATGAGCCTACGAACCATATTGATACAGACTCTGTAGCTTGGTTAGAGCAATATTTACAGAAACGGCGCGGAGCCCTATTAATGGTTACGCATGATCGCTACTTCCTGGAGCGTGTCGCAAGTGTCATGCTGGAGCTGGACGGTGGACAGTTATACCGTTATGAAGCCAATTATTCTCGTTTTCTAGAGCTAAAAGCCGACCGTGAAGAGCGTGAAGCCTCAGCGGAGCAGAAGCGTAAGAACCTGCTTCGTACGGAGCTTGCTTGGATTCGTCGCGGAGCCAAAGCTCGTTCAACGAAACAGAAAGCGAGAATCGACCGCTTTGAGAAGCTGAAAGAGAGTACAGGAAGCAGTTCTAACGGCTCGCTAGATATTTCTGTGGCTTCGACACGATTGGGTCGTAAAATCATTGAAATCAATGAACTGTCGAAATCGCTGGATGGTCGTCAGTTGATTAAAGACCTAACCTATATTGCTGTACCACAAGATCGCGTGGGTATCGTAGGTCCGAATGGTAGTGGTAAATCAACACTGCTGAATCTGATTGCAGGTAAGCTGCAGCCGGATGAGGGAGAGGTTCAGCTTGGTGCCACGGTTAAGTTGGGTTACTTTACGCAAGAGCATCAGGATATGGATGACAGCATGCGAGCTATTGAATATGTGAAGGAAGAAGCGGAAGTCATTCGGACAGCTGATGGTAGCGTGATTACGGCAGGCCAAATGCTCGAACGCTTCTTGTTCCCACCAGCTATGCAGTGGACACCGATCTCGAAACTATCCGGTGGCGAAAAAAGACGCCTGTATCTGCTTCGTGTATTGATGGGTGCACCTAACGTGCTGCTGTTGGATGAGCCTACGAACGACTTGGATATCGGTACGTTGGCTGTTTTAGAAGACTATCTGGATGAATTCCCTGGCGTCGTCTTTACAGTATCTCATGATCGTTATTTCCTAGATCGTACTATAGATAAGCTGATCGCTTTTGAAAATGGTGATATCCGGATTCATGTTGGCGATTATACGGAATATGAGGAATGGCTGGCCAAAAATGTTTCTTCACGAAATGCAGAATCGAGCAAAGAGGACGGAAATGCAAAGCGTAAAGAGAGTGCAGAAACTGGTAGTAACACAGCGACATCATCAGCTCCCAAGACCAAACTCAAATTCAGCTTCAAAGAACAGCGTGAATATGAGGGAATTGACGAGCAAATCGAGCTTGCAGAGCAGCGTCTGACTGATATTAGTGCAGAGATGGAAGCAGCGTTTGCTGACTCTGGGAGATTGCAGGAGCTAATGGAAGATCAGCGGCTAGCCGAAGCCGAGCTGGAGCGTCTGATGGACCGCTGGACCTATCTAAATGAGCTTGCAGAGAAAATCGCTGGTAAGGCTTAG
- a CDS encoding tetratricopeptide repeat protein, which yields MENQLMAAVALRNDGKAEDARVMLLELYKQNGNDAELLYQLAWTHDVLGLEREAVPFYERSLTLGLPSEQRVGALLGLGSTYRTLGEYENSKAILERAVREYPENKEFPVFLAMTMHNLGDHSLAMGMLLKLLAETSADEGIRSYSKAISYYSDKLEQVWD from the coding sequence TTGGAAAATCAACTCATGGCAGCTGTAGCCCTGCGAAACGATGGTAAAGCTGAAGATGCCAGAGTGATGCTGTTAGAGTTATATAAGCAGAATGGTAATGACGCAGAACTTCTGTATCAATTGGCATGGACGCATGATGTGCTTGGTCTGGAACGCGAGGCAGTACCCTTTTATGAGAGAAGCTTAACACTTGGGTTACCTTCGGAGCAGAGAGTCGGCGCTCTATTGGGACTGGGCAGCACCTACCGAACTCTCGGAGAATATGAGAACTCTAAAGCAATTCTGGAGCGGGCTGTTCGTGAGTACCCAGAAAATAAGGAATTTCCAGTGTTTCTGGCGATGACTATGCACAATCTTGGAGATCATAGTCTGGCTATGGGGATGCTGCTTAAATTACTGGCAGAAACCTCGGCGGATGAAGGGATAAGAAGCTACAGTAAGGCCATTTCGTATTATTCAGATAAGCTAGAACAAGTCTGGGATTGA
- a CDS encoding glycerophosphodiester phosphodiesterase family protein translates to MMNNLCVAHRGFSGKAPENTLAAIRMAIAMPFVQWIEMDVQLTKDGVPVVIHDFTLDRTTNGHGKVKNMDWEHIRRLDAGSWKGRSFRGERVPSLEEVLTLASGRLRLNIELKTVGDMYPGIEKKVTDLISSKGMRDDVILTSFDTDVLKKIKELDPRFRTGLIFDSRFGNPARRLLELECSLLSISFSRLNPRLVTLLTEQGVKIMAWTVNKGKEMRRLADMHSDIMICTNRPDIWGDTFLKI, encoded by the coding sequence ATGATGAACAATTTATGTGTTGCCCATCGGGGATTTTCCGGTAAAGCTCCGGAGAATACATTAGCAGCGATTCGGATGGCTATAGCCATGCCATTTGTGCAATGGATTGAAATGGATGTCCAGCTCACTAAAGACGGTGTTCCTGTAGTCATTCATGACTTTACGCTGGACCGAACGACCAATGGTCATGGTAAGGTCAAGAACATGGATTGGGAACATATCCGGCGTCTCGATGCAGGTAGCTGGAAAGGGCGTTCTTTTCGGGGAGAGCGGGTGCCTTCTTTAGAAGAGGTGCTGACACTAGCCTCTGGTAGACTACGTTTAAATATTGAACTGAAGACAGTGGGCGATATGTATCCTGGCATCGAAAAGAAGGTGACGGATCTTATTTCCTCCAAGGGCATGCGGGACGACGTGATCTTGACCTCTTTTGACACAGATGTGTTGAAAAAAATTAAGGAATTAGACCCCCGCTTTCGCACAGGCTTGATCTTTGATTCAAGGTTTGGTAATCCTGCTCGAAGGCTGCTTGAACTGGAGTGCTCTCTTCTATCGATTAGCTTTTCACGACTGAATCCGAGATTGGTTACGCTTCTGACTGAGCAAGGTGTGAAGATAATGGCTTGGACCGTGAACAAAGGGAAAGAGATGCGTCGCTTAGCAGATATGCATTCTGATATAATGATTTGTACAAACCGTCCGGATATCTGGGGCGATACATTTCTAAAAATATAA